The genomic segment TCAAATTTCAGTTGAATATTTAATGCTTTCAAAGCTTCAATATCTTGTTTTGAAACTAATTCTTCATTGATATCATAATTAACAATAGAAAACCCTCGATCTAAGTCACTATTAAAAAAAGTGGGTAGCACATAAAAAAGAGAAAAAGTATCCTTGAATTCGGGTAGTTGCAGCATGCTGACAATATCCTTTAGATTTTTTCCAATACTATCAGGATAAGCGTTCAGCATGACGCCTTTGGCTATACTATTAGGAGTTGTGTTTGATGCCATTGTCTAGTGTAATTTGTTGTGTGTTGTTTTGCTTTGAGAATTTTGATGATTTGCTCTGATCGACGTAAAGTTAATAATAAAAAGTGCGAACTTAAAGCTGTGAAATTTATTTACTGTAAAATGAGTAATTAGAATTCATAAAAAAAACTCCTTAATTTCTTAAGGAGTTTTAATCGGTGGGCGATGAGGGGTTCGAACCCCCGACCCCCTCGGTGTAAACGAGGTGCTCTGAACCAGCTGAGCTAATCGCCCGATTGCAATTCGTAAATTTTCATTCCCTTATTGCGAGTGCAAATATACAGCTGTTTTTTGTATTTGCAAGAAAAAATGTAAAAAAAATTATAAAATTTCTGCAACAACAAAAGTGCTTCCTCCTACATAGATAAAATCAGTAGGTTGTGCATTTTGCTTGGCTTTGGCGTAAGCCGCTGAAACAGAATTGTATATTTTTCCGTTAAGTCCAAATTGAGCTGCTTTTTGTGCTAAAACAGTAGCTTCAAGTCCGCGTGGAATATTGGGCTTGCAAAAATAATATTCTGCTTTTTTTGGAAATAAAGGTAATACTTCGTCCAAATCTTTGTCATTAACTACTCCTAAAACAAAATGAAGTTGGTCAAAAGATTCTTTTTGAATTTGGTTCAAAACAATAGTAAGCCCATGTGTATTGTGTGCTGTATCGCAAATTGTTTTTGGCAATTCGTTCAATTTTTGCCATCTCCCTTGTAAGCCAGTGTTTTTTACTACTTGAGATAATCCTGTTTTCCAATGCGCTTCAGTTGTTTGGAAAGCTGTGTGTTGATTTAAAACGGTAAGGGTTTGAATTACTGTTTTTTTATTATGAACTTGGTAATCGCCAATTAAGTCGGATGGGAAAGTAGTTGCGATCAAATCAGAGGCAAAGTAGAGGTCGCTTTGATTTTCTTTGGCTTTAGCCAAAAAAACGGGCTGGGTTTCAGTTGTAAATTCTCCAATAACAACAGGAATATTTGATTTAATAATTCCGGCTTTTTCAGATGCAATTGCTGCCAAAGTGTTTCCCAAGAATTGGGTGTGGTCTAAACCAATATTGGTAATCACTGAAACGAGAGGTAAAATAATGTTTGTAGCATCCAATCGTCCGCCCATACCCACTTCAATAATAGCAATGTCTATTTTTTCTTTGGCAAAATAATCGAAAGCCAATCCAACGCTCATTTCAAAGAAACTCATATCT from the Flavobacterium ammonificans genome contains:
- a CDS encoding bifunctional folylpolyglutamate synthase/dihydrofolate synthase, with the translated sequence MTYQETLDWLFNQLPMYQLQGASAYKKDLTNVHILMDYLGHPEKKLQCIHVAGTNGKGSCSHMLASVLQEAGYTVGLYTSPHLKDFRERIKINGVMIPEDFVCDFVNQHQSFFEAKDMSFFEMSVGLAFDYFAKEKIDIAIIEVGMGGRLDATNIILPLVSVITNIGLDHTQFLGNTLAAIASEKAGIIKSNIPVVIGEFTTETQPVFLAKAKENQSDLYFASDLIATTFPSDLIGDYQVHNKKTVIQTLTVLNQHTAFQTTEAHWKTGLSQVVKNTGLQGRWQKLNELPKTICDTAHNTHGLTIVLNQIQKESFDQLHFVLGVVNDKDLDEVLPLFPKKAEYYFCKPNIPRGLEATVLAQKAAQFGLNGKIYNSVSAAYAKAKQNAQPTDFIYVGGSTFVVAEIL